A genomic stretch from Desulfolutivibrio sulfodismutans DSM 3696 includes:
- a CDS encoding helix-turn-helix domain-containing protein translates to MGNGSRIIQGAKEALAIASGEMDLSEYAIHVPETVDVKGIREKLHMTQADFARTFGFKLATLRHWEQKSRIPEGPARAYLMVIDREPNTVRRVLAGQ, encoded by the coding sequence ATGGGAAACGGTAGCAGAATCATCCAGGGGGCAAAGGAGGCCCTTGCCATCGCCTCCGGGGAGATGGACCTGAGCGAATACGCCATCCATGTGCCCGAGACGGTGGACGTGAAAGGCATCCGCGAGAAGTTGCACATGACCCAGGCGGACTTCGCTCGAACCTTCGGTTTTAAGCTGGCGACACTTCGTCATTGGGAGCAGAAGTCCCGGATTCCAGAAGGCCCGGCCAGGGCCTACCTCATGGTCATCGACCGCGAGCCCAACACCGTGCGGCGCGTGCTGGCAGGGCAATAG
- a CDS encoding thiamine pyrophosphate-binding protein yields the protein MKTTAYYLEALAREGLTHVFLVPGGLIDPFLEDLTRTSGLTAVVAAHEGGATFMADGYARASGRFGACLCIGGPGVTNTLTGAVAASTDNSPVLILSGQVPTDWEGRGGFQDSSPATLNDLAMLDPAVRKSLAVENTHLAAHHLRSALTAMLAAPQGPVHLSLPTDVQRGDIATPWTPLDATLYHPRVYDPVAMERALTILSPSGGDPAPRRVAILAGAGVEKSGCADELLRFAERYAIPVATTLRAKGVFPEDHPLSLGVFGYAGHRHAIEGLLSGGVEVLVVLGSGLSQRDTLFWDRKMLPSRALIHVDIDPRVIGRTWPAEVSLCGDCGEILRLALAADSQRLGGLERSVPERRQWLDGIRAAGPRCYDAQNQECADVPLHPARVLAALRRVMPRQGGLVVDSGAHRAFCGHYWQAYAPRTYFSATNIGPMGWAIPAACGIKAARPDVPLAVVTGDGCMLMHGMDIQTAARYGLAVVYVVINNAALGNVWLRAHQEGPGPAALTEIPRRDWAGMARAMGLGAAVVERPEELEPAFEKALASGTAYLVDVRCDKRFATPVTPYAQAKAVWHDD from the coding sequence GTGAAGACGACGGCCTATTATCTTGAGGCGCTGGCCCGGGAAGGGCTCACGCATGTGTTTCTCGTGCCCGGGGGGCTCATTGATCCGTTCCTGGAGGATCTGACCCGGACGTCCGGGCTCACGGCGGTGGTGGCGGCCCACGAGGGCGGCGCAACCTTTATGGCCGACGGCTACGCCCGTGCCTCGGGCCGCTTCGGGGCCTGCCTGTGCATCGGCGGGCCGGGCGTCACCAACACCCTGACCGGCGCGGTGGCCGCCTCCACGGACAACTCGCCGGTGCTCATCCTCTCGGGACAGGTGCCCACCGATTGGGAGGGGCGCGGCGGCTTTCAGGATTCCTCCCCGGCCACCCTCAACGATCTGGCCATGCTCGACCCGGCGGTTCGCAAATCCCTGGCCGTGGAAAACACCCATCTGGCCGCCCACCATCTCCGTTCGGCCCTGACGGCCATGCTGGCGGCCCCCCAGGGCCCTGTCCACCTGAGCCTGCCCACGGACGTCCAGCGCGGGGATATCGCCACGCCGTGGACGCCGCTCGATGCGACCCTGTACCATCCCCGGGTTTACGACCCCGTGGCCATGGAGCGGGCCCTTACCATCCTGTCCCCGTCCGGAGGCGACCCGGCCCCGCGCCGTGTGGCCATCCTGGCCGGGGCGGGCGTGGAGAAATCCGGCTGCGCCGACGAACTCCTGCGCTTCGCCGAGCGCTACGCCATTCCGGTGGCCACCACGCTTCGGGCCAAGGGGGTTTTCCCCGAGGACCATCCCCTGTCGCTCGGGGTCTTCGGCTATGCCGGGCACCGACATGCCATCGAGGGGCTGCTTTCGGGCGGCGTGGAGGTGCTTGTCGTGCTCGGGTCGGGACTCTCCCAACGCGACACGCTGTTTTGGGACCGCAAGATGCTCCCGTCCAGGGCGCTCATCCATGTGGACATCGACCCCCGGGTCATCGGGAGGACGTGGCCGGCCGAGGTCTCCCTGTGCGGGGATTGCGGCGAAATCCTGCGCCTTGCCCTGGCTGCGGACAGTCAGCGCCTCGGAGGCCTCGAGCGCTCGGTTCCCGAGCGGCGACAGTGGCTCGACGGCATCCGGGCCGCGGGACCGCGCTGCTACGATGCGCAAAACCAGGAGTGCGCGGACGTACCGCTGCATCCGGCCCGGGTGCTGGCGGCGCTTCGCCGGGTCATGCCGCGCCAGGGCGGACTGGTGGTGGATTCCGGGGCGCATCGGGCCTTTTGCGGCCATTACTGGCAGGCCTACGCCCCCCGGACCTATTTTTCAGCCACCAACATCGGCCCCATGGGCTGGGCCATCCCGGCGGCCTGCGGCATCAAGGCGGCGCGCCCGGACGTGCCGCTGGCCGTGGTCACCGGGGACGGCTGCATGCTCATGCACGGCATGGACATCCAGACCGCAGCCAGGTACGGCCTGGCCGTGGTGTACGTGGTGATCAACAACGCCGCGCTCGGCAACGTCTGGCTGCGCGCGCACCAGGAGGGCCCGGGACCGGCCGCGCTGACGGAAATCCCCAGGCGGGACTGGGCCGGGATGGCCAGGGCCATGGGGCTTGG
- a CDS encoding helix-turn-helix domain-containing protein, producing MARVNARAVHERMMREDPEYAREYDALEEEFALIGAMLDARQKAGLTQAQVAERMGVKQPVVAKIEGGKSNVSFDTLNRYAHANGYKVKVEFVSS from the coding sequence ATGGCCCGAGTTAATGCGCGAGCCGTTCACGAACGCATGATGCGCGAAGATCCCGAATACGCCAGAGAGTACGACGCTCTTGAAGAAGAGTTCGCTTTGATCGGGGCCATGCTGGATGCCCGGCAAAAGGCGGGGCTCACTCAGGCCCAGGTTGCGGAGCGCATGGGCGTGAAGCAACCCGTGGTGGCTAAAATTGAGGGCGGCAAGTCCAACGTGAGCTTCGACACCCTCAATCGCTACGCCCACGCCAACGGCTACAAGGTCAAGGTGGAGTTTGTTTCGAGCTGA
- a CDS encoding DUF3987 domain-containing protein yields MYSLQPIHPSEALRGQSRCCCWKLAAEHNVNPDLVASYMFGLVMSSTFGNVVCEVRKNHEISSVLWIAVGTGSGSGKTPVLRRLQDPLNTAFESELSLSQEDISRINAQLKALQARKKVLLKELEKANGESAHAQEELSKVLLSLSRSRLPISPLSGSVTPYGLAQELEKSGGYLASISSEGGILATLLSVPNEYLGPLMDAWSVQRISVVKKGARIDVPRPRFSVCVSWQPENARKILFTEKRACTGLTARFLYCEVPRMAHSYYFPVAENVSDKWWEDLMSSLVGRYVGSHEDSPRKIRLDGQALDYLRAFCVSIAGELSNARGMSEFSSKAMDHVVRLAIALHCLDGDHMNSDVIGYDQIMRACGMVVYFAQQHGRCWCLEYEKDVRGRARKIGSYFAKIPTPYQALPCISTEDIAISTDIPKKKVLQAMQWMAARGWARCIQMQGANKKMIDCWQAQVYLGAVDYEA; encoded by the coding sequence ATGTATAGCTTGCAGCCTATTCATCCATCTGAGGCATTGCGCGGCCAGTCGAGGTGTTGTTGTTGGAAACTTGCAGCCGAACATAATGTCAATCCTGATTTGGTGGCAAGCTATATGTTTGGCTTGGTCATGTCGTCGACATTCGGTAATGTTGTGTGCGAGGTGCGTAAGAATCATGAAATCTCATCGGTGTTGTGGATAGCTGTAGGGACTGGCTCAGGATCAGGAAAAACTCCAGTTCTGCGTAGGTTGCAAGATCCTCTTAACACTGCATTTGAATCTGAGCTGTCGCTCAGTCAAGAAGACATTTCGCGTATAAATGCGCAATTGAAGGCATTACAAGCTCGGAAAAAGGTCCTTCTGAAGGAGCTTGAGAAGGCTAATGGCGAGAGCGCCCACGCACAGGAAGAGCTTTCGAAGGTTCTTCTCAGCCTGTCTAGGTCAAGATTGCCCATCTCGCCGTTGTCCGGCTCGGTTACGCCATATGGGTTAGCCCAGGAATTGGAGAAGAGTGGGGGGTATCTCGCTTCGATTAGCTCTGAAGGTGGTATCTTGGCTACGCTCTTATCTGTGCCCAACGAGTATCTTGGTCCACTTATGGACGCGTGGAGCGTGCAGCGCATCTCGGTGGTAAAGAAGGGGGCACGCATTGATGTGCCGCGCCCAAGGTTTTCTGTTTGTGTTTCCTGGCAGCCAGAAAATGCTCGGAAGATCTTATTCACAGAGAAAAGAGCATGTACTGGTTTGACTGCGCGATTCCTCTACTGCGAAGTGCCTCGTATGGCTCATTCATACTATTTTCCGGTGGCTGAGAATGTATCAGATAAATGGTGGGAGGATCTCATGTCGTCACTTGTCGGGCGATACGTGGGGAGCCACGAGGATTCGCCGCGTAAGATACGTCTTGACGGCCAGGCGCTTGATTATTTGAGGGCGTTTTGTGTGTCCATTGCTGGGGAACTGTCAAATGCCCGGGGGATGTCTGAATTCTCTTCAAAGGCTATGGATCACGTTGTGCGTTTGGCAATTGCGCTACATTGTCTCGACGGGGATCATATGAATTCTGACGTAATTGGATATGATCAGATAATGCGCGCCTGTGGCATGGTCGTATATTTTGCGCAACAGCATGGACGGTGTTGGTGCTTGGAGTATGAGAAGGATGTCAGGGGGAGGGCTAGAAAGATTGGAAGCTATTTCGCAAAGATACCGACGCCGTACCAAGCCCTTCCATGTATATCAACGGAGGATATCGCCATAAGTACGGACATTCCCAAAAAGAAAGTTCTCCAGGCGATGCAGTGGATGGCTGCGCGGGGTTGGGCTAGATGTATACAGATGCAAGGTGCCAATAAAAAGATGATAGATTGTTGGCAAGCGCAAGTATACCTGGGTGCTGTTGATTATGAAGCCTAA
- a CDS encoding site-specific integrase: protein MAVKWVSSKFPGVRYYEHASRKHGVRLDRYFAIRAQVGGKRREEGLGWASEGWSEQKAATVLSDLKKAHATGEGPVSLAEKRALADADRKAREEAEVLKAHEAVTLANFFHEVYFPQQAIDHKRPSTVKREEIMFRVWIGPAIGKTRVKDLGELHVQRVKKAMLDAGRSPRTIEYAFAVIRQIVNLARQRGLYQSESPTRLVKRPAKDNRRHRFLEENEAQRLLEALAEKSRTVHDQALLALNAGLRAGEIFSLVWADVAHDGLKVRDTKSGKNRVVPLTRTAREMLEARRLDDAAPSDLVFPSEKGTRIGQVSQTFIKTADELFNMGVEDARDRVVFHSLRHTFASWLVRRGTPLITVARLMGHATTAMTERYSHLAPNDLVAAVDSLEAIRGKTPGKVVALNG, encoded by the coding sequence ATGGCGGTCAAATGGGTTTCCTCGAAGTTCCCCGGCGTTCGGTACTACGAACACGCCAGCCGCAAGCACGGCGTGCGGTTAGACCGTTACTTCGCCATCCGCGCCCAGGTGGGCGGCAAGCGTCGAGAAGAAGGTCTTGGGTGGGCGTCCGAGGGCTGGTCCGAGCAGAAGGCCGCCACGGTCCTCTCGGACCTCAAGAAGGCCCACGCCACGGGCGAAGGCCCGGTTTCGCTGGCTGAAAAACGCGCCCTGGCCGATGCCGACCGGAAGGCCCGCGAAGAAGCCGAAGTCCTGAAAGCCCACGAAGCCGTCACCCTCGCCAACTTCTTTCATGAAGTATACTTTCCCCAACAGGCCATTGACCACAAGCGTCCGTCCACGGTGAAACGCGAAGAGATCATGTTTCGCGTCTGGATCGGCCCGGCCATAGGGAAGACACGCGTCAAGGACCTGGGGGAACTGCATGTCCAACGGGTCAAGAAAGCGATGCTCGACGCCGGGCGTTCCCCCCGAACCATCGAGTACGCCTTCGCCGTCATCCGCCAGATTGTGAACCTCGCCCGGCAACGCGGGCTCTACCAGAGCGAAAGCCCTACCCGCCTAGTCAAGCGCCCGGCCAAGGACAACCGGCGTCACCGCTTCCTGGAAGAAAACGAAGCACAACGGCTCCTGGAAGCCCTGGCTGAAAAGAGCCGGACAGTTCATGACCAGGCCCTTCTTGCCCTCAACGCCGGACTGAGGGCCGGCGAAATCTTCTCCCTCGTTTGGGCGGATGTGGCCCACGACGGATTAAAGGTCAGGGACACCAAGAGCGGCAAGAACCGTGTCGTGCCTTTGACCCGCACTGCGCGGGAAATGCTCGAAGCCCGCCGCCTCGACGATGCCGCCCCTTCGGATTTGGTCTTCCCCTCCGAGAAGGGAACCCGCATCGGCCAAGTCTCGCAAACCTTCATCAAGACGGCGGACGAACTCTTCAACATGGGCGTTGAGGATGCACGGGACCGCGTGGTTTTCCACTCACTCCGGCATACCTTCGCAAGCTGGCTTGTTCGCCGGGGAACTCCGCTCATCACCGTAGCCCGCCTCATGGGGCACGCAACTACCGCCATGACCGAGCGGTACAGCCACCTGGCCCCGAATGACTTGGTCGCTGCCGTGGACTCCCTGGAAGCGATCAGGGGCAAGACGCCCGGCAAGGTCGTTGCGCTCAACGGGTAG
- a CDS encoding carboxymuconolactone decarboxylase family protein, with amino-acid sequence MSRLPLPKYQDLPPETRALYDQLAAKRGRIDGMYQTLLSHPALLEKVSALGGYLRFGETALPPEARELAILACARRMGAGYEWVKHLGPARQAGIPDPVIEALRTGREPEGLAPGLRAVLDAAGCALARRTIPAGVQDEVARAYGVEGVVELVVLCGFYAMIAGVIFAFDVPLPEGARDPFAPQADENEPTTGGESA; translated from the coding sequence ATGTCACGACTGCCGCTGCCGAAATACCAAGACCTCCCGCCCGAGACCCGGGCCCTTTACGACCAACTGGCGGCCAAACGGGGTCGCATCGACGGCATGTACCAGACCCTGCTCTCCCATCCGGCCCTTCTGGAAAAGGTGTCCGCCCTGGGCGGCTATCTGCGTTTCGGAGAAACCGCCCTGCCGCCCGAGGCCAGGGAACTGGCGATTCTGGCCTGCGCCCGGCGCATGGGGGCGGGATACGAATGGGTGAAACACCTTGGTCCGGCCAGACAGGCCGGGATTCCGGACCCGGTCATCGAAGCCCTGCGCACGGGGCGAGAGCCGGAGGGGCTTGCCCCTGGGCTGCGTGCGGTCCTCGACGCGGCGGGCTGCGCCCTGGCCCGGCGGACGATCCCGGCCGGGGTCCAGGACGAGGTGGCCAGGGCCTACGGCGTCGAGGGTGTTGTGGAACTGGTGGTGCTGTGCGGGTTTTACGCCATGATCGCGGGGGTGATCTTTGCCTTCGACGTCCCGCTGCCCGAGGGCGCGCGGGATCCGTTCGCGCCGCAGGCCGACGAAAATGAACCGACGACCGGAGGGGAAAGCGCGTGA
- a CDS encoding type II toxin-antitoxin system RelE/ParE family toxin: protein MTKLLIVIETPTFLKDVKRAGLDEEERRSLINFLAANPTAGVIMEGTGGVRKVRFAGEGTGMSGGYRVVYYFHDMGIPLFVMALFAKNEKANLTPAERNELREIMPRIVKAYKEGISHGKR from the coding sequence ATGACGAAGCTGTTGATAGTCATTGAGACGCCCACATTCCTCAAGGATGTGAAGCGGGCGGGCCTGGACGAAGAGGAGCGTCGGAGCCTCATCAACTTTCTAGCGGCAAACCCCACGGCGGGCGTCATCATGGAAGGAACCGGCGGCGTCCGGAAGGTACGCTTCGCTGGGGAAGGCACGGGCATGAGCGGCGGGTATCGCGTGGTCTACTACTTCCACGACATGGGCATTCCGTTGTTCGTCATGGCCCTTTTCGCCAAAAACGAGAAGGCCAACCTGACCCCGGCGGAGCGGAACGAACTGCGTGAGATAATGCCTAGGATCGTCAAGGCGTACAAGGAGGGCATCAGCCATGGGAAACGGTAG